A single region of the Penaeus monodon isolate SGIC_2016 chromosome 18, NSTDA_Pmon_1, whole genome shotgun sequence genome encodes:
- the LOC119584880 gene encoding uncharacterized protein LOC119584880 yields the protein MSTWWQAVRVLAGAILLSTLVSGKELENLVNFRQRECRQRIPRGDVADLLPESLQKIHPRNLKVLSRQRRFLAWPSGSTLTVTPAFSIPVASDDFQSVSMYLALPFILDLPDAPLRLIKSESTTASPYGYGSYANTADTRYDSSNSNGDSNHLGYGTGSSYTSYGGYEQFNHYYGDDSHYGGFGKRSIDSHRQAGFNVIQNGLENMGLPGKSCLLRTVCEVAREPVTDLGVVGEILNLLFAAGYGEGSEAMHEYVVAEEKGRREGDCEGRYNECPLGVASLIHSGVSHLFAGLASTGVQGSGLL from the exons ATGTCTACGTGGTGGCAAGCAGTGCGGGTGTTGGCAGGAGCTATATTGCTGTCAACGCTGGTGTCAGGGAAGGAGCTGGAGAACCTCGTGAACTTCCGGCAGAGGGAGTGTCGCCAAAGGATCCCGAGAGGAGACGTGGCCGACCTGCTCCCCGAGTCGCTCCAGAAAATCCACCCGAGGAACCTCAAG GTACTCAGTCGACAGCGGCGTTTCCTCGCGTGGCCAAGTGGCAGCACCTTGACCGTCACACCAGCGTTCTCCATACCTGTGGCCAGCGACGACTTTCAGA gcGTCTCCATGTACCTCGCCCTCCCCTTCATACTCGACCTCCCCGACGCTCCCCTCCGGCTGATCAAGAGCGAGTCCACTACAGCATCGCCTTATGGCTACGGCAGTTACGCTAATACAGCCGATACTCGCTACGATAGCAGTAACAGCAACGGCGACAGTAACCATCTTGGTTACGGGACAGGAAGTAGTTACACTAGTTATGGCGGGTATGAGcagtttaatcattattatggagATGACAGCCATTACGGAGGGTTTGGCAAGCGGTCGATCGATTCGCATCGACAGGCGGGGTTCAACGTCATTCAGAATGGACTGGAGAA CATGGGTTTGCCTGGGAAGTCGTGTCTTCTGCGAACTGTGTGTGAGGTCGCCAGGGAACCTGTGACTGACCTGGGCGTGGTCGGGGAAATCCTCAACTTGCTCTTTGC ggCTGGCTACGGCGAAGGGTCAGAAGCCATGCACGAGTACGTGGTGGCGGAGGAGAAGGGGCGTCGCGAGGGAGACTGCGAGGGCCGCTACAACGAGTGTCCCTTGGGCGTGGCCAGCCTCATCCACAGCGGCGTCTCGCATCTCTTCGCCGGTCTCGCGAGCACGGGCGTCCAGGGCAGCGGTCTCCTGTAG